GAAAAATGATTGCATCCTGCCGTTGCAATCAGGGTTGAGAAAGGCATGGATGCCGTTCCCGGCCCAAACCCTCCCTTACGGGTGCGCATCCCCCTGCGCATCTTTGAGTTGCCCCTTTTGCCGCCTTTTCAAGGCGGCTTTCTTTTTCCCCAGCATCCGGCGTCTAGTTTGGCGAATACGCCACGAGTGCAGTCGCTACATCCTGCTAAATTGAATCGGTGGTACGCACCAAATTCGCATGTAAATCCGGGCATATCAGGGGCTGGTCACCGCAAGTTTCCTCACCGGTATCATTGAACGACACAGGATGGCGCATTGAATTTTTACAAGGAATTCCGGGTATTGTCCGGCAGCAAGGTAAAGCTGGATAAAATCGACGCCTCTTATCATGGTGATCTCGACGATGGCGACGCGGCCTTGCCGCTGATTGAAGAATACAAAAAGAAACTGCGCGAATTGCAGTATCGGATGTATGCGGAGCACAAGCGCTCCCTGCTGATCTGTTTACAGGGACGTGATGCCGCCGGCAAGGATGGTGCCATCAACCATGTGCTGGGTGCGATGAATCCGCAGGGGTGCACCGTAACCGGGTTCAAGCAGCCATCGAAAGCCGAGGCCGAGCATGATTTCCTGTGGCGCTGCCACAAGGTCACTCCCCGACGCGGACATGTGGCCATATTCAACCGCTCGCATTATGAGGATGTGCTGGTGCAGCGGGTACACAAGCTGGTGCCGAAAAAAGTGTGGTCGGGCCGCTTCGCGCACATCAACAACTTTGAAAAGCTATTGGCCGATAACGACACCACGGTGCTCAAGTTTTATCTGCATATCGATGCGCAAGAGCAGCTGGAGCGTTTCAAGAAGCGTATCGACGATCCCGCGCGACACTGGAAAATCAGTGCGAGCGACTATTCCGAGGCGCACTACTGGGACGAGTACACCCATGCGTTTGAAGATGTTCTGGAAAAATGCAGCACCGAATATGCGCCCTGGTTCATTATTCCTGCGAATAAAAAATGGTTTCGCAATCTGGCCATATCACAGATCGTGGTGTCGGCGCTGGAATCCCTGGATATGCAGTTCCCCAAGCCCACCGTGGATATCGACAGCATTCGCCAGAAATACCATGCGCTGAATGCCGCTGTGGATGGGGATGCGGGCGCGCGCCCGGACAGGAAAAACAAGGGCCGTAAAAAATAATCGGCAGCGTCGTGCGGCAAGCGCGCTGCCCGGTGCGGACAGCGCCGGGCAGCAACAACGGTTGGCGGAACAGCAGGGCCTAGAACGCCACGCGGCGATAGCGCCGGTAATTCGGCGACCAGAAGTTCTTTTCGATATTCATCGCCAGTTTCTCAGAGGTAATCCCCGGCGCAACGCCGTCTTCCTGGGCCTGCAGGCCCACGGCCATGGCGATGGCCTTGCCCACCGCGCGGATGTCGGACAGCGAGGGCAGCAGCGCACCGCTGCCTTTCTGTACCACTGGTGCATGTTCCGCCAGCGCATTGGACGCGGCCATCAGCATATTCTCGGTCACGCGATTGGCGTTGGCGGCGATCACGCCGAGGCCGATACCCGGGAAGATGTACACATTGTTGCACTGGGCAATGGGGTACTTCTTGCCATTAAGCTCTACCGGCTCGAACGGGCTGCCGGTGGCCACCATGGCCTCGCCGCCGGTCCACTCCAGCACTTCCTGAGGGGTGGCTTCCGCGCGCGACGTGGGGTTCGACAGCGGCATCACCAGTGGGCGCTTGCAGCCCTTGTGCAGGGCTTCTATCACCGGCTGGGTAAACAGACCGCCCTGGCCGGAAACACCGATGAGAATGGTGGGCTTTACGTGCTCGATCAGGGTTTGCAGGTCCCACTCGGGCGACTGCGGGTACTTGTCGGTGCTCTGCGCCAGCTTCTGCTGGAAATCGTGCAGGCCCTTCATGTCACTGGTGACCAGTCCGTAGCGGTCGAACATGAAGATGCGTTCCCGGGCCTTGGCTTCACTCAGGCCCTCGTTGACCATCGCCGACACCACCTGCTCGGCGATGCCGCAGCCGGCAGAGCCCGCACCTACCACCAGTACTTTCTGCTTGGCCAGTGACTCGTCCTTGGCCTTGCACGCCGCCAGCATGGTGCCGAGCGCCACGGATGCGGTGCCCTGAATATCGTCATTGAAGCAGCATACCTTGTCGCGATAGCGCTGCAGGATGGGCATGGCGTTGGTCTGGGCAAAGTCCTCAAACTGGATCAGTACCTTGGGCCAGCGACGTTTGACCGCGGCGATGAACTCCTCGATAAACTCGTCGTACTCCTCCTGCGAGATACGCTCGTTGCGCCAGCCCATGTACATGGGGTCGTTCAGCAGGGTGCGGTTGTTGGTGCCCACATCCAAGGTGACCGGCAGGGTGTAGGCCGGGCTGATGCCGCCACAGGCGGTGTACAGCGACAGCTTGCCGATGGGGATGCCCATGCCGCCGATCCCCTGGTCGCCGAGGCCGAGAATGCGCTCGCCGTCCGTGACCACAATTACCTTCACATTCTCCTTGGTGGCGCTGCGCAGGATGTCGTCCATGTGCTTGCGGTCCGGATAGGACACAAACAGGCCGCGGTGGTTGCGGTAAATGTTGGAGAACTCCTCACAGGCGGCACCCACCGTCGGCGTGTAGATAATCGGCAGCATCTCTTCGATATGCTGCTCGATCAGGCGGAAGAACAGCGTTTCGTTGTCGTCCTGGATTGCGCGCAGATAGATGTGGCGCTCCAGGTCCGTGCGGCACTGCTGGTACTGGTGGTAGGCGCGGCGCACCTGCTCGGTGATGGATTCCACGTTGTTGGGCAGCAGGCCAATCAGGTTGAACTCGATGCGCTCCTGCAGGGAGAAGGCACTGCCCTTGTTGAGCAATGGGATTTCCAGCAGGGAGGGGCCGGCATGGGGGATATACAGTGGACGTTTGTCTTTCTGGCTCATAAAAACAGCAAGGAATTCGGCAGTTGAAATTTGGGCTCTGCGCAGTGTTGCGCGTTGTCGTACAAGAGACGCACAAGAGGCACGCAGACGGCGCGCAAGAGACGCGCTACGGGCTCTTTGTAGCGTAGCGGATCAGGGGCGGGCATTTTACGCTGGAGTGACGCTATGTGTCTTTTGAATTGGCGAAAACGCCCGCCGTTTCGGCCCCACTGGCCCATATCGCGCTGGGCTGCTTAAATGACGGCCTATCCATCCGCAAATGAGGACACCGATGTTCACTTACCAGGTCGAGCCACGCTTCAGCGAAACCGACGCCCTCGGGCATATCAACAATACGGTCGTGCCCGTATGGTTCGAGCAGGGACGCACGCCCATTTTCCAGCTGTTCAACCCGGAGCTCAATCTGCGCCAGTGGAACCTGATCCTGAAAAAGATGGAAGTGGATTTTGTGGCCCAGATTTATCTGTATTCACCGGTGGAGATCCGCACCACCCTGAGTGCGGTGGGCAATACTTCGATGACCATTCACCAGGAGATCTGGCAAAACGAAAAGTTGGTGGCGCAGGGGGATTGCGTGATGGTGCACTTCGATTACCAGAAGCAGACGAAGGCGCCGATTCCGGACGAGGTGCGGGAAAAGCTGATCCCGCATCTTGCCTGAGTGGATGTTACGGGGATTGAGAATGACTAGGCGCCAACCACCTGGTTGCGCCCGGCCGTCTTGGCGCGGTACATGCGTGAATCCGCCTCTGCCAGCAGGTGGCTGTGGTTCGGTTCCGCCGCACCGCCCTCGGCCACGCCAAAACTGATGGAGATGCGCGCACTCTCCGCATAGCTGTCACTGAGCGCCGCGACTTTTTTACGCAATTTTTCCGCTAGTATGCCGCCGCCTTCGACGTCCGTATTCGGCAGCAGGATCAGAAATTCCTCACCGCCCCAGCGTGCGACTATGTCGTCGCTGCGGGTGTTCTCCCGCAACACCTTTGCCACATCCTGCAAAACGCGGTCACCGAAACTGTGCCCAAAGGTATCGTTGATGGTCTTGAAGTTGTCCAGGTCGCCAATCAGCACCGAGTAACGCCCGGCCAGCTCCCGGTTGCGGCGCTCCAGCTCGGAAATGGCCTTGTAGGCTTCGCGGCGGTTGGACAGCCCGGTCAGGGCATCGGTACAGGCGTGATTCTCCAGCTCGGCGGTGAGCTGGTGCAGCATCTTTTGTGTCTGGTGGCGGCTGCTGTCGAGAATCGCGGTCAGCGCGGTTAGCGCGCCGAACACGGCAATAAAGCG
This genomic interval from Microbulbifer sp. Q7 contains the following:
- a CDS encoding polyphosphate kinase 2 family protein, producing MNFYKEFRVLSGSKVKLDKIDASYHGDLDDGDAALPLIEEYKKKLRELQYRMYAEHKRSLLICLQGRDAAGKDGAINHVLGAMNPQGCTVTGFKQPSKAEAEHDFLWRCHKVTPRRGHVAIFNRSHYEDVLVQRVHKLVPKKVWSGRFAHINNFEKLLADNDTTVLKFYLHIDAQEQLERFKKRIDDPARHWKISASDYSEAHYWDEYTHAFEDVLEKCSTEYAPWFIIPANKKWFRNLAISQIVVSALESLDMQFPKPTVDIDSIRQKYHALNAAVDGDAGARPDRKNKGRKK
- a CDS encoding NAD-dependent malic enzyme yields the protein MSQKDKRPLYIPHAGPSLLEIPLLNKGSAFSLQERIEFNLIGLLPNNVESITEQVRRAYHQYQQCRTDLERHIYLRAIQDDNETLFFRLIEQHIEEMLPIIYTPTVGAACEEFSNIYRNHRGLFVSYPDRKHMDDILRSATKENVKVIVVTDGERILGLGDQGIGGMGIPIGKLSLYTACGGISPAYTLPVTLDVGTNNRTLLNDPMYMGWRNERISQEEYDEFIEEFIAAVKRRWPKVLIQFEDFAQTNAMPILQRYRDKVCCFNDDIQGTASVALGTMLAACKAKDESLAKQKVLVVGAGSAGCGIAEQVVSAMVNEGLSEAKARERIFMFDRYGLVTSDMKGLHDFQQKLAQSTDKYPQSPEWDLQTLIEHVKPTILIGVSGQGGLFTQPVIEALHKGCKRPLVMPLSNPTSRAEATPQEVLEWTGGEAMVATGSPFEPVELNGKKYPIAQCNNVYIFPGIGLGVIAANANRVTENMLMAASNALAEHAPVVQKGSGALLPSLSDIRAVGKAIAMAVGLQAQEDGVAPGITSEKLAMNIEKNFWSPNYRRYRRVAF
- a CDS encoding thioesterase family protein, translating into MFTYQVEPRFSETDALGHINNTVVPVWFEQGRTPIFQLFNPELNLRQWNLILKKMEVDFVAQIYLYSPVEIRTTLSAVGNTSMTIHQEIWQNEKLVAQGDCVMVHFDYQKQTKAPIPDEVREKLIPHLA
- a CDS encoding diguanylate cyclase encodes the protein MEFAATSTNSAHDRDTNSTDPISRVRGLELRRRIQASGYMLIFSLAITGAMGVIALMGADLFLATTLFAVAGIILLAYIGVNVAGPSRKTPLLVGALLLVLYFYLLLSGGVNNTGLMWAVMLVPGFINLYGYKWGTVTLAGIGGATALILFYPDFPGLLAQYDTAHRARFIAVFGALTALTAILDSSRHQTQKMLHQLTAELENHACTDALTGLSNRREAYKAISELERRNRELAGRYSVLIGDLDNFKTINDTFGHSFGDRVLQDVAKVLRENTRSDDIVARWGGEEFLILLPNTDVEGGGILAEKLRKKVAALSDSYAESARISISFGVAEGGAAEPNHSHLLAEADSRMYRAKTAGRNQVVGA